From Cucumis melo cultivar AY chromosome 1, USDA_Cmelo_AY_1.0, whole genome shotgun sequence, a single genomic window includes:
- the LOC127148367 gene encoding uncharacterized protein LOC127148367, producing the protein MDRSWINLKDRASSEYFDGVANFIEIATNHLDEEERTRCPCSNCLNVNWNRLDVIERHLYKYGMSPTYKRWIFHRDVVDLSPFLRSNLRFLGATFSNVSECREENVNIRENIGVRDTMDDEMVEMIHNLHGPMFEECRRESNEQVESDKISGMFPEIEDELYLGCLKFTSFNFLVKLMHIKVFNRWSDKSFNMLLELLNEAFLNGVKLPASYYEAKKRLRDLGMGYESIHVCKFDCALFWKDYASLDKCPHCGESRYRLNDKKRKQIPHKVLRYFPLKARLQRLFLSKHTAEDMRWHKDKRCETKGILQHPDDVEGWKHFDEQYPCFASYARNVRLALSSDGFNPFGNVSTSYSMWPVILIPYNLPPWKCMKAPFTFLSLLIPGPRSLGKEIDIYLQPLIDELNELWVNGIQTYDSFSASFFQLRAVLLWTINDFSAYGDLSGWRTKGTILNIDGKTKDTIKACEDLANLKIRKELHIQEIGNKCVKSHASYTLTAAEKVNFCMFLKAVKFPYGFASNISRCVNLKAKYMV; encoded by the exons ATGGATCGAAGttggataaatttaaaagatcgagCTTCTAGTGAATATTTTGATGGTGTTGCTAACTTTATCGAAATTGCAACTAATCATTTAGACGAAGAGGAAAGAACAAGATGTCCttgttcaaattgtttgaatgtCAATTGGAATAGATTAGACGTCATAGAACGTCATTTGTATAAATATGGTATGTCCCCGACTTATAAGCGATGGATATTTCACAGAGATGTTGTTGATCTTTCTCCATTTTTAAGGTCTAATTTGAGGTTTCTAGGTGCAACGTTTTCGAATGTAAGTGAATGTAGAGAAGAGAATGTAAATATTAGAGAAAACATTGGAgttagagatactatggatgatGAGATGGTAGAGATGATTCATAATCTACATGGGCCAATGTTTGAAGAATGTAGAAGAGAATCAAACGAGCAAGTTGAGTCCGATAAAATAAGTGGAATGTTTCCTGAAATAGAAGATGAGTTATATTTGGGATGTCTAAAGTTcacttcatttaattttttagtgaAACTTATGCACATTAAGGTATTTAATCGTTGGAGTGACAAATCCTTTAATATGTTGCTTGAACTATTAAATGAAGCCTTTCTGAATGGTGTGAAGCTACCTGCCTCCTACTATGAAGCTAAGAAGAGACTACGTGACCTAGGGATGGGATATGAATCAATTCATGTGTGCAAATTTGATTGTGCTTTATTTTGGAAAGATTATGCATCACTTGACAAATGTCCGCATTGTGGAGAGTCTAGATATAGGTTGAATGATAAAAAGAGGAAACAAATTCCACATAAGGTGCTAAGATATTTTCCACTAAAGGCAAGGTTGCAAAGATTATTTCTTTCAAAACATACCGCAGAGGATATGAGGTGGCACAAAGATAAGAGGTGTGAAACTAAAGGTATACTTCAACATCCTGATGATGTTGAGGGTTGGAAACATTTTGATGAACAATATCCTTGTTTTGCTTCATATGCTCGAAATGTCAGATTAGCACTTTCTTCTGATGGGTTTAATCCATTTGGAAACGTGAGCACATCATACAGCATGTGGCCAGTAATACTCATTCCATACAACTTGCCTCCTTGGAAGTGTATGAAAGCACCATTCACTTTTCTATCTTTACTCATCCCTGGTCCAAGGTCTCTTGGCAAAGAAATTGATATTTACTTACAACCATTGATAGATGAGTTAAATGAGTTGTGGGTGAATGGTATTCAAACATACGATAGTTTCAGTGCTTCTTTCTTCCAACTCCGAGCTGTACTGTTGTGGACAATAAATGATTTTTCAGCTTATGGTGATTTATCTGGTTGGAGGACAAAAG GTACGATATTGAACATTGATGGAAAGACTAAAGACACCATTAAAGCTTGTGAGGATCTAGCTAacttgaaaataagaaaggagCTTCACATACAAGAGATTGGAAATAAGTGTGTAAAGTCTCATGCTTCCTACACGTTAACTGCTGCTGAAAAAGTTAACTTTTGTATGTTTTTGAAGGCTGTGAAGTTTCCATATGGTTTTGCATCCAACATATCTCGTTGTGTTAATTTGAAGGCAAAATATATGGTTTAA